A genomic window from Nocardioides rotundus includes:
- a CDS encoding SRPBCC family protein: MADDKITVERTIQASSDRVFDVLSNPERHQEIDGSGFIQSDAGTNRIQGTGEVFTMNMSGDHMGGDYQTENTVTGFEPNRLIAWQTAPAGKEPPGWQWVWELESQGSDETLVRHTYDWSGVTDQQLRDRVGFPLVSEAQLEDSLTRLDQAVTGS; encoded by the coding sequence ATGGCAGACGACAAGATCACCGTGGAGCGCACCATCCAGGCCTCCTCCGACCGGGTCTTCGACGTGCTCAGCAACCCCGAGCGCCATCAGGAGATCGACGGGTCGGGCTTCATCCAGTCCGACGCCGGCACCAACCGCATCCAGGGGACCGGTGAGGTGTTCACCATGAACATGTCCGGCGACCACATGGGCGGTGACTACCAGACCGAGAACACCGTGACCGGCTTCGAGCCCAACCGGCTCATCGCCTGGCAGACCGCGCCGGCGGGCAAGGAGCCCCCGGGCTGGCAGTGGGTGTGGGAGCTGGAGTCGCAGGGCTCGGACGAGACGCTCGTGCGCCACACCTACGACTGGAGCGGTGTGACCGACCAGCAGCTGCGCGACCGGGTGGGCTTCCCCCTGGTCAGCGAGGCGCAGCTCGAAGACAGCCTGACCCGGCTGGACCAGGCGGTGACTGGTTCCTGA
- a CDS encoding response regulator transcription factor encodes MTTPLRLAILNDYEVVVRGLAEMLEPFGDRVQVVELKVQQRDMNDVDIALYDTFSASQVDSGDIDEIIAQPNVGAVAVYTWNMQRVLIDRAKEKGVSGYLSKSLTAAELVDALERIQDGEMIVEPSVDIGNAEIQDRGGDWPGRRHGLSSRQAEIIALVTQGLSNDEIAKRSYLSVNTVKSYLRLAYQVMGVSSRSQAILWGLEHGMAPDPPQTQGS; translated from the coding sequence GTGACCACACCCCTCCGTCTGGCCATCCTCAACGACTACGAGGTGGTCGTCCGGGGTCTGGCAGAGATGTTGGAGCCGTTCGGCGACCGGGTGCAGGTCGTCGAGCTGAAGGTCCAGCAACGCGACATGAACGACGTCGACATCGCGCTCTACGACACGTTCTCCGCCTCGCAGGTGGACTCCGGCGACATCGACGAGATCATCGCCCAGCCGAACGTCGGCGCCGTGGCGGTCTACACCTGGAACATGCAGCGGGTGTTGATCGACCGGGCCAAGGAGAAGGGCGTGAGCGGCTATCTGTCGAAGTCGCTCACCGCCGCCGAGCTGGTCGACGCCCTGGAGCGGATCCAGGACGGCGAGATGATCGTCGAGCCGTCGGTGGACATCGGCAACGCCGAGATCCAGGACCGCGGCGGCGACTGGCCGGGACGCCGGCACGGCCTCTCCTCGCGTCAGGCCGAGATCATCGCCCTGGTCACGCAGGGACTCAGCAACGACGAGATCGCCAAGCGCTCCTACCTCTCGGTCAACACGGTGAAGTCGTACCTGCGCCTGGCCTACCAGGTGATGGGCGTGAGCTCGCGCTCCCAGGCCATCTTGTGGGGCCTGGAGCACGGCATGGCTCCCGACCCGCCACAGACCCAGGGCTCCTGA
- a CDS encoding GNAT family N-acetyltransferase: protein MSLPPYLTSRPLTRTDAPDVHGLMAAQELAVLGRVEIEEADIVADWQRPSFDVGASTIGVVEDGRLVGYAEITDTERGDAAVHPDRQGRGIGAFLAEWMQREARRRGYAVVGMPVPQGGPGDRLLTALGYHVRWTSWVLRLPPGAQVPRRPLPQGWAVGPASPERLAEAHRVVEDAFGEWTTREPESLADFEAQTVRRPGFAPWMLRVATGPDGDVGAVAVVQLAPDGEAFVSRLATRADLRHRGLAQALLVDAFAAGREHGATAYGLSTDSRTGALDLYRKVGMEVTDVWLHRAIRLDDGPEAPQRSTA, encoded by the coding sequence GTGAGCCTGCCGCCGTACCTGACCTCCCGGCCCCTGACCCGGACCGACGCCCCCGACGTCCACGGCCTGATGGCCGCGCAGGAGCTCGCCGTCCTCGGCCGTGTGGAGATCGAGGAGGCCGACATCGTCGCCGACTGGCAGCGCCCCAGCTTCGACGTCGGCGCCAGCACCATCGGTGTGGTCGAGGACGGCCGCCTGGTGGGGTACGCCGAGATCACCGACACCGAGCGCGGCGACGCGGCCGTGCACCCCGACCGGCAGGGCCGCGGGATCGGGGCATTCCTGGCCGAGTGGATGCAGCGCGAGGCGCGGCGGCGCGGCTACGCCGTCGTGGGCATGCCCGTGCCGCAGGGCGGGCCGGGCGACCGGCTGCTGACCGCCCTGGGCTACCACGTCCGCTGGACGTCCTGGGTGCTGCGGCTGCCGCCGGGAGCCCAGGTGCCCCGCCGGCCGCTGCCGCAGGGCTGGGCGGTCGGGCCGGCCTCGCCCGAGCGGCTCGCCGAGGCGCACCGGGTCGTGGAGGACGCCTTCGGGGAGTGGACGACGCGCGAGCCGGAGAGCCTGGCCGACTTCGAGGCCCAGACCGTACGCCGGCCAGGCTTCGCGCCGTGGATGCTGCGCGTGGCGACGGGGCCGGACGGCGACGTCGGGGCGGTCGCGGTAGTCCAGCTGGCCCCTGACGGCGAGGCGTTCGTCTCCCGGCTCGCCACGCGCGCCGACCTACGTCATCGGGGCCTGGCGCAGGCGCTCCTCGTGGACGCGTTCGCGGCGGGCCGCGAGCACGGGGCGACGGCGTACGGTCTCTCCACCGACAGCCGCACCGGCGCGCTCGACCTGTACCGCAAGGTGGGGATGGAGGTCACCGACGTCTGGCTGCACCGGGCGATCCGGCTCGACGACGGGCCCGAGGCCCCTCAGCGCTCGACGGCGTAG
- a CDS encoding YceI family protein translates to MSNTEFDAPTTAVDTLTGDYVLDASHSRLGFSTRHAMVTTVRGQFGEFEGTAKVDAEQPANSQVVVKIATTSIDTGSADRDGHLRSGDFFDVETYPEITFTSTQVERDGEDWVITGDLTIKDVTNSVTIPFEPTGSARDPFGNLRIGFEGQTTINRKDWGLAWNAKLETGGVLVSEKIKLQFDISAIQQ, encoded by the coding sequence ATGAGCAACACCGAGTTCGACGCCCCGACCACCGCGGTCGACACCCTGACCGGCGACTACGTGCTGGACGCGAGCCACAGCCGCCTCGGCTTCTCCACCCGGCACGCGATGGTGACCACCGTGCGCGGCCAGTTCGGCGAATTCGAGGGCACCGCCAAGGTCGACGCCGAGCAGCCGGCCAACTCCCAGGTCGTCGTCAAGATCGCCACCACGAGCATCGACACCGGCAGCGCGGACCGCGACGGCCACCTGCGCTCGGGCGACTTCTTCGACGTGGAGACCTACCCCGAGATCACCTTCACCTCCACCCAGGTGGAGCGCGACGGCGAGGACTGGGTCATCACCGGCGACCTGACCATCAAGGACGTCACCAACTCGGTGACGATCCCCTTCGAGCCCACCGGCTCCGCGCGCGACCCGTTCGGCAACCTGCGGATCGGCTTCGAAGGGCAGACGACGATCAACCGCAAGGACTGGGGCCTGGCGTGGAACGCCAAGCTCGAGACCGGCGGCGTGCTCGTCTCGGAGAAGATCAAGCTGCAGTTCGACATCTCCGCGATCCAGCAGTGA
- a CDS encoding rhodanese-like domain-containing protein, which yields MPEEVDVETFAQAHAQGAPVLDVREDDEWAAGHVAGATHIPMGDLPARLGELPKDGPIFVVCRSGNRSGQMADFLRQQGFSAINVAGGMVDWEARGYAVER from the coding sequence GTGCCGGAGGAGGTCGACGTCGAGACCTTCGCGCAGGCCCACGCCCAGGGCGCACCGGTGCTGGACGTCCGCGAGGACGACGAGTGGGCCGCGGGCCACGTCGCGGGCGCCACGCACATCCCGATGGGCGACCTGCCCGCCCGCCTGGGCGAGCTGCCCAAGGACGGTCCGATCTTCGTGGTCTGCCGCTCCGGCAACCGCTCGGGCCAGATGGCCGACTTCCTGCGCCAGCAGGGCTTCTCCGCGATCAACGTCGCCGGCGGGATGGTCGACTGGGAGGCGCGCGGCTACGCCGTCGAGCGCTGA
- a CDS encoding response regulator transcription factor — MPGTLRLAIVNDYEVVVRGLSDMLRSYTRDVEVVQLNANTGVTDAVDIALYDTFAQPRGDGTAVQELAANPQIGHVVVYTWNFDSSVAQAALVHGAAGYLSKTLTASALVQDLRRIQAGEHIISNDPGRAAVTIGDWPGREEGLTAREAEVLGLITQGLSNDEIAQVTRLSINSIKSYIRSCYRKIGVENRSNAILWGVEHGFRPDRARMSGPEAEPTAATHER, encoded by the coding sequence ATGCCCGGCACCCTGCGGCTCGCCATCGTCAACGACTACGAGGTCGTGGTGCGGGGGCTGTCGGACATGCTGCGCTCCTACACCCGCGACGTCGAGGTGGTGCAGCTCAACGCCAACACGGGCGTGACCGACGCGGTCGACATCGCCCTCTACGACACCTTCGCCCAGCCTCGCGGCGACGGTACGGCGGTCCAGGAGCTGGCCGCCAACCCGCAGATCGGGCACGTGGTGGTCTACACCTGGAACTTCGACTCCTCGGTGGCCCAGGCCGCGCTGGTCCACGGCGCCGCCGGCTACCTCTCCAAGACCCTGACCGCGAGCGCCCTGGTCCAGGACCTGCGCCGGATCCAGGCCGGCGAGCACATCATCAGCAACGACCCGGGACGGGCGGCTGTCACCATCGGCGACTGGCCCGGACGCGAGGAGGGGCTCACCGCGCGGGAGGCCGAGGTCCTCGGCCTGATCACCCAGGGCCTGAGCAACGACGAGATCGCCCAGGTCACCCGGCTCTCGATCAACTCGATCAAGTCCTACATCCGCTCCTGCTACCGCAAGATCGGCGTGGAGAACCGGTCCAACGCGATCCTGTGGGGGGTCGAGCACGGGTTCCGCCCCGACCGGGCCCGGATGTCCGGCCCGGAGGCCGAGCCCACGGCCGCGACGCACGAGCGCTGA
- the tdh gene encoding L-threonine 3-dehydrogenase, with product MRALRKTGPGPGLELVEIPEPEPGPDEVKVRVLRAGLCGTDLHLHDWDEWAAATVTTPMTLGHEFFGEIAAVGSDVTHLKVGQKVSGEGHIVCGVCRNCRAGRRHLCINTVGVGVHRDGAFADHVVIPATNAWVQPDDIDPDLGALFDPFGNATHTALSFPIAGEDVVITGAGPIGVMATAITRHVGARFVVVTDVQDFRLDLARAAGADLAINPTRTSLRDAMAELGMREGFDIGLEMSGAPAAVTSMLDTMNHGGRVALLGLPHASYDVDWGRVITHMLTIKGIYGREMFDTWYAMSSMLQTSQPLRDALGSVITHRVPAERWQDAFAAVRSGHCGKVIMDWS from the coding sequence GTGCGCGCGCTGCGGAAGACCGGGCCCGGACCGGGCCTGGAGCTGGTGGAGATCCCCGAGCCGGAGCCCGGCCCGGACGAGGTGAAGGTGCGGGTCCTGCGCGCCGGCCTGTGCGGCACCGACCTGCACCTGCACGACTGGGACGAGTGGGCGGCGGCGACCGTCACGACCCCGATGACGCTCGGGCACGAGTTCTTCGGCGAGATCGCGGCCGTCGGCTCCGACGTCACCCACCTCAAGGTCGGCCAGAAGGTGTCCGGTGAGGGCCACATCGTCTGCGGCGTGTGCCGCAACTGCCGCGCCGGGCGCCGGCACCTGTGCATCAACACCGTCGGGGTGGGCGTGCACCGCGACGGTGCCTTCGCCGACCACGTGGTGATCCCGGCGACGAACGCCTGGGTCCAGCCCGACGACATCGACCCCGACCTGGGTGCGCTGTTCGACCCGTTCGGCAACGCCACCCACACCGCGCTCTCCTTCCCCATCGCCGGCGAGGACGTGGTCATCACCGGCGCCGGGCCGATCGGCGTCATGGCCACCGCGATCACCCGGCACGTCGGCGCCCGCTTCGTCGTGGTCACCGACGTCCAGGACTTCCGGCTCGACCTGGCCCGGGCCGCCGGCGCCGACCTGGCGATCAACCCGACCCGCACCTCGCTGCGCGACGCGATGGCCGAGCTGGGGATGAGGGAGGGATTCGACATCGGGCTGGAGATGTCCGGCGCCCCCGCGGCGGTGACCTCGATGCTGGACACGATGAACCACGGCGGGCGCGTGGCGCTGCTGGGCCTCCCGCACGCGTCGTACGACGTCGACTGGGGCCGGGTCATCACCCACATGCTCACGATCAAGGGCATCTACGGCCGGGAGATGTTCGACACCTGGTATGCGATGAGCTCGATGCTGCAGACCTCGCAGCCGCTGCGCGACGCGCTGGGCTCGGTGATCACCCACCGGGTGCCGGCCGAGCGGTGGCAGGACGCGTTCGCCGCGGTGCGCTCGGGCCACTGCGGCAAGGTCATCATGGACTGGAGCTGA
- a CDS encoding helix-turn-helix transcriptional regulator: MQIRIALADDEVVVRGVDAMLRPFAEQLVVTELPTDSAVPAEHVDVVLCDSLGQRRGHGREISDLVANPAIRRVAVYTWNFQPWLARQATEQGASGYLSKSLPAQELVNALVAIHDGKQVIAPTTEPRSAGGDWPGKDEGLTAREAEVLTLITQGYSNAEIADLTCLSINSIKSYIRSCYRKMGVTSRSRAVLWGIEHGLGPDALSITEEH, from the coding sequence ATGCAGATCCGGATCGCCCTGGCCGACGACGAGGTCGTCGTGCGCGGCGTCGACGCCATGCTCCGCCCCTTCGCGGAGCAGCTGGTCGTCACCGAGCTGCCCACCGACTCAGCCGTCCCCGCCGAGCACGTCGACGTCGTCCTGTGCGATTCCCTCGGCCAGCGCCGCGGCCACGGCCGCGAGATCTCCGACCTGGTCGCGAACCCGGCGATCCGGCGGGTCGCGGTCTACACCTGGAACTTCCAGCCCTGGCTGGCCCGCCAGGCCACCGAGCAGGGAGCCTCGGGCTACCTCTCCAAGAGCCTGCCCGCCCAGGAGCTGGTCAACGCGCTGGTCGCCATCCACGACGGCAAGCAGGTCATCGCGCCGACGACCGAGCCTCGCTCCGCGGGCGGCGACTGGCCCGGCAAGGACGAAGGGCTCACCGCGCGCGAGGCCGAGGTGCTGACGCTGATCACGCAGGGGTACAGCAACGCCGAGATCGCCGATCTCACCTGCCTGTCCATCAACTCCATCAAGTCCTACATCCGCTCCTGCTACCGGAAGATGGGCGTGACCAGCCGATCCCGGGCGGTCCTCTGGGGGATCGAGCACGGACTGGGTCCGGACGCACTCAGCATCACCGAGGAGCATTAA
- a CDS encoding glycine C-acetyltransferase — MYGDTRARLRAELDEIEAAGLTKRERQLTTPQSAHVGVATAARGSGGTEEALNFCANNYLGLADHPDVLAAARNALDEWGFGMASVRFICGTQTQHTALERALADYLGTDDAILFSSCFDANGGVFEVLFGAEDAIISDELNHASIIDGVRLSKARRYRYRNADMADLEARLQEAADARSRVIVTDGVFSMDGYLAPLPEICDLAERYDAMVLVDDSHAVGFVGPNGGGTPEHFGVVDRVDIVTGTLGKALGGASGGYVAGPQEVVDLLRQRARPYLFSNAVAPSVVAGSLAALEIARDSSAARERLVANTALFRSLMTEAGFDLLPGEHPITPVMFPGEDGAREAGRIADAMLAEGVYVIPFSFPVVPRGKARIRVQLSAAHSEDDVRRCVDAFVRARG; from the coding sequence ATGTACGGCGACACCCGGGCGCGCCTGCGCGCCGAGCTCGACGAGATCGAGGCCGCGGGCCTGACCAAGCGCGAGCGGCAGCTGACCACCCCGCAATCGGCCCACGTGGGGGTCGCGACCGCCGCCCGCGGCTCCGGCGGGACCGAGGAGGCGCTCAACTTCTGCGCGAACAACTACCTGGGCCTGGCCGACCACCCCGACGTGCTCGCAGCGGCCCGGAACGCCCTGGACGAGTGGGGCTTCGGGATGGCCTCGGTGCGGTTCATCTGCGGCACCCAGACCCAGCACACCGCCCTGGAGCGGGCGCTGGCCGACTACCTCGGCACCGACGACGCGATCTTGTTCTCCTCCTGCTTCGACGCCAACGGCGGCGTCTTCGAGGTGCTGTTCGGCGCCGAGGACGCGATCATCTCCGACGAGCTCAACCACGCCTCGATCATCGACGGGGTGCGGCTGTCCAAGGCTCGCCGCTATCGCTACCGCAACGCCGACATGGCCGATCTCGAGGCGCGGCTGCAGGAGGCCGCCGACGCCCGCTCGCGGGTCATCGTCACCGACGGCGTCTTCTCCATGGACGGCTACCTCGCCCCGCTGCCGGAGATCTGCGACCTCGCCGAGCGGTACGACGCCATGGTGCTGGTCGACGACTCCCACGCGGTCGGCTTCGTCGGCCCGAACGGCGGCGGGACCCCGGAGCACTTCGGCGTGGTGGACCGGGTGGACATCGTGACCGGCACGCTCGGCAAGGCGCTGGGCGGCGCGTCCGGCGGCTACGTCGCCGGCCCGCAGGAGGTCGTCGACCTGCTGCGGCAGCGGGCCCGGCCCTACCTGTTCTCCAACGCGGTGGCGCCCTCGGTGGTGGCCGGCTCGCTCGCGGCGCTGGAGATCGCCCGGGACTCCTCCGCGGCGCGGGAGCGGCTGGTCGCCAACACCGCGCTGTTCCGGTCGCTGATGACCGAGGCGGGCTTCGACCTGCTGCCGGGCGAGCACCCGATCACGCCGGTGATGTTTCCCGGCGAGGACGGCGCCCGGGAGGCCGGGCGGATCGCGGACGCGATGCTGGCCGAGGGCGTCTACGTCATCCCGTTCTCGTTCCCGGTGGTCCCGCGCGGGAAGGCGCGGATCCGGGTGCAGCTGTCCGCGGCCCACAGCGAGGACGACGTACGCCGCTGCGTCGACGCCTTCGTGCGCGCCCGCGGCTGA